A genome region from Euphorbia lathyris chromosome 4, ddEupLath1.1, whole genome shotgun sequence includes the following:
- the LOC136226448 gene encoding uncharacterized protein, whose product MGLWTILEGFLLLANGLAILNEDRFLAPRGWSFSEFSAGGRTKSFKGQVMGLIYATQYMRVPLILLNALCITLKLVSG is encoded by the coding sequence ATGGGGTTATGGACAATACTGGAGGGGTTTCTCCTTCTTGCAAATGGATTAGCAATACTAAATGAAGACAGGTTCCTGGCACCAAGAGGGTGGAGCTTTTCTGAGTTCTCGGCAGGCGGCCGGACAAAGTCTTTCAAGGGGCAGGTTATGGGGCTAATTTATGCAACACAATACATGAGAGTTCCTCTTATACTACTTAACGCTCTTTGCATTACTCTAAAGCTAGTATCTGGATGA
- the LOC136226442 gene encoding uncharacterized protein, translating into MGWLLIVLSVIVLWIASLFKISHTSSLRSKTYFLNNAFESSGARKKNVLLVIAHPDDESMFFSPTINYLISRGHNLHVLCLSNGNADGMGSARKHELFKACAVLKVSLEQVKVVDNPNLQDGFGQVWDHNLLGQIIQEEAYKHGTEVVITFDNYGVSGHCNHCDVHYGVRKLVRENAHGIEAWELVSINILRKYSGPVDIWLSMLLATKKSSTETHCVLNEHPRKSFQAMGAHSSQWVWFRKLFVSFSSYTYVNTLRRIK; encoded by the exons ATGGGCTGGCTATTGATTGTCCTGTCAGTAATTGTACTCTGGATTGCCTCTTTATTCAAAATTTCACATACATCAAGTTTGCGTTCCAAGACATATTTCTTGAACAATG CATTCGAATCAAGTGGAGCTCGGAAGAAAAATGTTTTACTGGTTATAGCTCACCCTGACGATGAGTCCAT GTTCTTTTCTCCTACAATAAACTATCTGATTTCTAGAGGACATAATCTTCATGTTCTATGCTTGTCAAATG GTAATGCAGATGGCATGGGGAGTGCTAGAAAACACGAACTCTTTAAAGCTTGTGCGGTCCTCAAG GTTTCTCTGGAGCAAGTGAAGGTTGTGGACAATCCAAACTTGCAG GATGGTTTTGGCCAAGTTTGGGACCACAACTTATTGGGACAGATCATTCAGGAGGAGGCATATAAGCATGGTACTGAAGTG GTTATTACTTTTGATAATTATGGTGTTTCGGGCCATTGCAATCATTGCGATGTTCATTATGGGGTACG AAAGCTCGTTCGTGAAAATGCACATGGTATTGAAGCTTGGGAACTT GTGAGTATCAACATTTTGCGCAAGTATAGTGGACCAGTTGACATTTGGTTGTCTATGTTATTAGCTACAAAGAAGAGTAGTACAGAGACGCATTGCGTGCTGAATGAGCATCCTCGAAAGAGCTTCCAGGCAATGGGAGCACACTCTAGCCAATGGGTTTG GTTCCGCAAGCTTTTCGTTTCGTTTTCCAGTTATACTTACGTGAATACACTTAGGAGGATCAAGTAG
- the LOC136226447 gene encoding proline transporter 2-like isoform X2, with translation MVPLGWAVGVIGLILAAAISLYANSLVAKLHEYGGKRHIRYRDLAGFIYGKKAYSATWALQYINLFMINTGYIILAGQALKAVYVLYRDDDLMKLPYFIAIAGVVCALFAISIPHLSALGIWLGVSAVLTLIYVVIAVTLSIKDGVKAPPRDYSIKGTSIDKTFTSIGAAANLVFAYNTGMLPEIQATIRRPVVSNMMKALYFQFTVGLVPLFAVTWIGYWAYGNSTSTYLLSSVNGPVWVKALANICAFLQAVIALHIFASPMYEYLDTKFGIKGNPLAIQNLTFRLGVRGGYLAVNTLVSALLPFLGDFMSLTGAVSTFPLTFILANHMYLVAKNNKLSNLQKLWHWLNVCFFGCMSLAAAVAALRLIAVDSKTYHVFADL, from the exons ATGGTTCCTCTGGGTTGGGCTGTTGGTGTGATTGGTTTAATTTTAGCAGCTGCAATTTCATTGTATGCTAATTCTCTTGTTGCCAAGCTCCACGAATACGGGGGCAAGAGACATATCAGATACAGAGACCTTGCAGGATTTATTTATG GTAAAAAAGCTTATTCAGCTACATGGGCACTTCAATATATTAATCTTTTCATGATTAACACTGGATACATTATTTTGGCTGGTCAGGCTCTTAAG GCTGTTTATGTTCTTTATAGGGATGACGATTTAATGAAACTACCGTACTTTATTGCCATTGCGGGGGTTGTTTGTGCTTTGTTCGCCATTTCGATTCCCCATTTGTCAGCACTAGGAATCTGGCTCGGAGTTTCAGCGGTCCTCACTCTCATATATGTTGTTATAGCAGTCACTCTCTCCATTAAAGACG GCGTGAAAGCACCTCCGAGGGATTATAGCATTAAAGGAACATCAATAGACAAAACATTTACATCAATAGGGGCAGCTGCTAACCTGGTTTTCGCATACAACACAGGAATGCTTCCAGAGATACAG GCAACCATAAGGCGGCCAGTTGTTAGTAACATGATGAAAGCGCTGTACTTTCAATTCACGGTCGGATTAGTCCCATTGTTTGCTGTCACATGGATTGGTTATTGGGCATATGGAAACTCAACATCGACCTATTTGCTTAGTAGTGTCAACGGTCCAGTTTGGGTGAAGGCTCTCGCAAATATTTGTGCGTTTCTGCAAGCTGTCATCGCTCTCCAT ATTTTTGCTAGTCCGATGTACGAATACTTGGACACGAAGTTCgggataaaaggaaatccattaGCGATACAGAATTTGACATTTAGATTAGGGGTGAGAGGAGGGTATTTAGCTGTGAACACATTGGTGTCGGCTCTTCTGCCGTTTCTAGGAGATTTTATGAGCTTAACTGGGGCTGTAAGCACATTTCCTCTAACATTTATTCTGGCTAACCATATGTATTTGGTAGCAAAGAACAACAAATTGAGTAATTTGCAAAAACTTTGGCATTGGTTGAATGTTTGTTTCTTTGGCTGTATGTCTTTGGCAGCTGCAGTTGCAGCTCTTAGGCTTATTGCTGTAGATTCCAAAACATACCATGTTTTTGCAGATTTGTGA
- the LOC136226447 gene encoding proline transporter 2-like isoform X1 encodes MDGRDRGESWPPKVQDAEKLEVEIPDTAHQISSDSWFQVGFVLTTGVNSAYVLGYSGTIMVPLGWAVGVIGLILAAAISLYANSLVAKLHEYGGKRHIRYRDLAGFIYGKKAYSATWALQYINLFMINTGYIILAGQALKAVYVLYRDDDLMKLPYFIAIAGVVCALFAISIPHLSALGIWLGVSAVLTLIYVVIAVTLSIKDGVKAPPRDYSIKGTSIDKTFTSIGAAANLVFAYNTGMLPEIQATIRRPVVSNMMKALYFQFTVGLVPLFAVTWIGYWAYGNSTSTYLLSSVNGPVWVKALANICAFLQAVIALHIFASPMYEYLDTKFGIKGNPLAIQNLTFRLGVRGGYLAVNTLVSALLPFLGDFMSLTGAVSTFPLTFILANHMYLVAKNNKLSNLQKLWHWLNVCFFGCMSLAAAVAALRLIAVDSKTYHVFADL; translated from the exons ATGGATGGGAGAGATAGGGGAGAATCTTGGCCGCCTAAAGTTCAAGATGCCGAGAAGTTAGAGGTTGAAATTCCTGATACTGCTCATCAGATTAGTAGTG ATTCATGGTTTCAAGTGGGATTTGTGCTGACAACTGGTGTAAACAGTGCATATGTACTAGGATATTCTGGGACAATTATGGTTCCTCTGGGTTGGGCTGTTGGTGTGATTGGTTTAATTTTAGCAGCTGCAATTTCATTGTATGCTAATTCTCTTGTTGCCAAGCTCCACGAATACGGGGGCAAGAGACATATCAGATACAGAGACCTTGCAGGATTTATTTATG GTAAAAAAGCTTATTCAGCTACATGGGCACTTCAATATATTAATCTTTTCATGATTAACACTGGATACATTATTTTGGCTGGTCAGGCTCTTAAG GCTGTTTATGTTCTTTATAGGGATGACGATTTAATGAAACTACCGTACTTTATTGCCATTGCGGGGGTTGTTTGTGCTTTGTTCGCCATTTCGATTCCCCATTTGTCAGCACTAGGAATCTGGCTCGGAGTTTCAGCGGTCCTCACTCTCATATATGTTGTTATAGCAGTCACTCTCTCCATTAAAGACG GCGTGAAAGCACCTCCGAGGGATTATAGCATTAAAGGAACATCAATAGACAAAACATTTACATCAATAGGGGCAGCTGCTAACCTGGTTTTCGCATACAACACAGGAATGCTTCCAGAGATACAG GCAACCATAAGGCGGCCAGTTGTTAGTAACATGATGAAAGCGCTGTACTTTCAATTCACGGTCGGATTAGTCCCATTGTTTGCTGTCACATGGATTGGTTATTGGGCATATGGAAACTCAACATCGACCTATTTGCTTAGTAGTGTCAACGGTCCAGTTTGGGTGAAGGCTCTCGCAAATATTTGTGCGTTTCTGCAAGCTGTCATCGCTCTCCAT ATTTTTGCTAGTCCGATGTACGAATACTTGGACACGAAGTTCgggataaaaggaaatccattaGCGATACAGAATTTGACATTTAGATTAGGGGTGAGAGGAGGGTATTTAGCTGTGAACACATTGGTGTCGGCTCTTCTGCCGTTTCTAGGAGATTTTATGAGCTTAACTGGGGCTGTAAGCACATTTCCTCTAACATTTATTCTGGCTAACCATATGTATTTGGTAGCAAAGAACAACAAATTGAGTAATTTGCAAAAACTTTGGCATTGGTTGAATGTTTGTTTCTTTGGCTGTATGTCTTTGGCAGCTGCAGTTGCAGCTCTTAGGCTTATTGCTGTAGATTCCAAAACATACCATGTTTTTGCAGATTTGTGA